The bacterium genome has a window encoding:
- a CDS encoding ATP-binding protein: protein MKLEFSFAQRARARRPRQPLKIRRGHVSKHGAQTQEYVILCDHLCMEADQIEKPTMPRLAEGMMTGTWTLSINLETEPETLRVARRMIYASVKQEGLSDEKARELELATGEAPSNARAHAYADGVGPVTVDFAAQPEAFVVAIRNAGAAVSPPEVPTSLPSYPAGWDST, encoded by the coding sequence GTGAAACTAGAATTCTCCTTTGCGCAACGAGCGCGCGCGCGCAGACCGCGCCAGCCCCTCAAGATCCGTCGCGGCCATGTTTCGAAACACGGCGCTCAGACTCAAGAATATGTGATCCTTTGCGATCACCTTTGCATGGAGGCGGACCAAATTGAGAAACCAACGATGCCGCGTCTCGCAGAGGGAATGATGACCGGGACCTGGACGCTCTCCATCAACCTGGAAACAGAGCCCGAGACCCTTAGGGTAGCGCGTCGAATGATCTATGCCAGCGTCAAGCAAGAGGGGCTGTCCGACGAAAAGGCGCGGGAATTGGAACTCGCGACCGGCGAGGCGCCGAGCAATGCTCGGGCTCATGCCTATGCAGACGGCGTCGGTCCGGTCACGGTGGACTTCGCAGCGCAGCCCGAGGCGTTTGTGGTTGCGATTCGTAACGCAGGTGCAGCGGTGTCGCCCCCCGAGGTTCCTACATCGCTTCCATCCTACCCTGCGGGATGGGACTCTACTTGA
- a CDS encoding Crp/Fnr family transcriptional regulator, whose product MRDSRALVWDSSAILRVLLAHPPVAVNAIRWLEELLEVERSRLQDFVSADVSRRLARLFLRLSQSFGRKTRGAVVLEVPLSRQDLAELVITSPYTVSRILADWRRRDILDAQRGRIVVRDQERLASIAEEHAPESNAARRDAGVH is encoded by the coding sequence ATGCGGGATTCCCGGGCGCTTGTCTGGGACAGCTCGGCGATTCTTCGTGTCCTGCTGGCGCACCCGCCGGTCGCCGTAAACGCGATTCGCTGGCTAGAGGAGTTGCTCGAGGTTGAACGGAGCCGGCTGCAAGACTTTGTATCGGCGGATGTAAGCCGGCGGCTCGCCAGGCTCTTCCTTCGCCTCAGCCAATCCTTCGGCCGTAAGACACGAGGCGCCGTCGTGCTCGAGGTGCCGCTTTCACGACAGGACTTGGCCGAGCTCGTCATCACCTCGCCGTACACGGTCAGTCGTATTCTGGCCGACTGGCGGCGTCGAGACATCCTTGACGCGCAGCGCGGCCGAATCGTTGTCCGGGACCAAGAACGCCTCGCTTCGATAGCCGAAGAGCACGCACCCGAGTCGAATGCTGCGAGACGGGACGCCGGCGTCCACTGA